One window from the genome of Candidatus Poribacteria bacterium encodes:
- a CDS encoding histidinol phosphate phosphatase domain-containing protein yields the protein MIDFHTHTIFSDGELLPSELVRRAEEKGYRFIALTDHVDRSNFDFVIPRLLRCAAELNTVTSVRVLVGAEITHVPPPLIPSLVEDIRRTGAQLVVAHGETLVEPVAKGTNRAAIEAGVDILAHPGLIEPDDVKLAAEKGVYLEISSRKGHSLANGHVAKLARLYGAKLLINTDSHSPSDLITLDFARKVGIAAGLSEEEVESVFKDAFNLAMRLMGKTKFREEFADV from the coding sequence ATGATAGACTTCCATACTCATACCATATTCAGCGATGGAGAACTCCTGCCCTCGGAATTGGTCAGAAGGGCTGAGGAGAAAGGATATAGGTTCATAGCTCTGACGGATCATGTCGATCGATCCAACTTCGACTTCGTGATTCCCCGCTTGTTAAGGTGTGCAGCTGAGCTCAATACGGTCACATCGGTCAGGGTTTTGGTCGGCGCTGAGATCACACATGTGCCACCTCCCCTGATCCCCTCCCTTGTGGAGGACATCAGGAGAACGGGAGCCCAGTTGGTGGTGGCTCATGGTGAGACATTGGTTGAACCGGTAGCCAAGGGTACCAATAGAGCAGCGATAGAGGCGGGCGTGGACATTTTGGCCCATCCGGGGCTGATCGAACCGGATGACGTGAAGCTTGCTGCTGAGAAGGGGGTTTATCTGGAGATATCCTCGCGTAAGGGCCATTCGCTTGCAAACGGTCATGTGGCGAAGCTCGCCCGGCTCTACGGCGCTAAGCTTCTGATAAATACCGATTCGCATTCCCCCTCCGATCTGATAACCCTTGACTTCGCCCGTAAGGTCGGTATCGCCGCCGGTCTCTCGGAGGAGGAGGTGGAATCGGTATTCAAGGATGCCTTTAATTTAGCTATGAGGTTGATGGGAAAAACGAAATTTCGGGAGGAGTTTGCGGATGTTTAA
- a CDS encoding adenine phosphoribosyltransferase — translation MRDFSKYIRNIPDFPKPGIQFKDITPLLSDPEVFREAIQAMAAPFKDRGVQYIASVDARGFIFGGAMAYMMNAGFVPIRKKGKLPYKTYEVSYDLEYGSNVLTIHQDAFPRGSKVLICDDVLATGGTALATAQLVEKLGGEVVGITFLAELTDLRGREKLRGYEVYSLIAF, via the coding sequence ATGAGGGATTTCTCTAAATACATAAGGAACATACCCGATTTCCCAAAGCCCGGGATACAGTTCAAGGATATAACCCCGCTTCTCAGCGATCCCGAGGTCTTCAGGGAGGCGATTCAGGCCATGGCTGCTCCCTTCAAGGACAGGGGCGTTCAGTATATCGCCTCGGTCGATGCCAGGGGGTTCATCTTCGGCGGCGCGATGGCATATATGATGAACGCCGGGTTCGTGCCGATCAGAAAGAAGGGCAAGCTTCCCTATAAAACCTATGAGGTCTCCTACGATCTGGAGTATGGATCGAACGTGCTGACGATCCATCAGGACGCCTTTCCGCGGGGCAGCAAGGTGCTGATCTGCGACGATGTGCTAGCGACAGGTGGAACGGCTTTGGCCACCGCACAACTGGTCGAGAAGCTCGGCGGAGAGGTGGTAGGGATAACCTTCCTCGCGGAGCTGACCGATCTGAGGGGTAGGGAGAAGCTGAGGGGATATGAGGTTTACTCCCTGATTGCATTTTAG
- a CDS encoding T9SS type A sorting domain-containing protein encodes MRSRSVSLSAFLLLIALPLFADDEPLQMAIQRIRTASRLPSGGSEPVKCLSSDILTLYQRWNELPSSIRKEFRELFSRPGSPGSYWAKGPLPLTYTTPHFKLHYTTTGPDAVPLEDLNPKNGVPDYVEICADAYERAYHIEVELAKFKAPLDDLFVLDNGGDARYDIYLFAGGWLGFTSPDWYGRVISTAATAIPFFAMNSRVYNFFGKSEGIRYLQTTAAHEFFHGVQMAYNLQMPRWFMEACSTWVESFVYDGGRVDDGDDLDDPDEPDETDGANYYADQMRYWFTHPDWPLDRFDGWHEYGDVIWTIFLTEKFTYKVVKRIFEDTTWGTYRGMGNFVEVMDLMGINFADLFKEFTVWNYFTWRRDDRRHYRNGSRYPPVAIHPQDFIRRYPAQVRLIEGEMPEHMGARYIELMPDSKHREIWIRVDARDITDPEELDRLKVKGLYGWGVKMITHRSDGSTKVTDLYLFPRSQQGQIKVEGFGGDVRGVTVILINLDPDLERPGEYVTLYAGEPPSGKLSPPIVRQGKNGAVELSWQLLDISGIEEVAIIRKRAPSGDDEFSAEEVYRAFDRNGDLVADDNVDLVGLVYPTDTSFVDRTVFMDVDLKSPFPDQSSPRYRYAVVPIGGDGIMGVPAISERWISPSPPAPPIILLDVQRLSRRFWTVNMASSLSLENTPALTCKTPQGQRLKVKLDRDGDRRWHGTIRFEDDPKPGRYEFSLPGVETAWVIGSIYEYEEDQPRRFFVSPNPALKGQRVSFSFRPSKVRIYDITGRLVKKLAGMSSWDGRNEVGEQVAPGVYIILAEDESGVQFKTKVAIK; translated from the coding sequence GTGAGATCGAGATCTGTTTCACTTTCGGCGTTTCTGCTTCTCATCGCTTTGCCCTTATTTGCTGATGATGAGCCGCTTCAGATGGCGATCCAAAGGATCAGAACCGCCTCCAGGTTGCCCTCCGGCGGATCTGAGCCGGTCAAGTGCCTTTCATCGGATATACTCACCCTCTATCAGAGATGGAACGAGCTTCCAAGCTCGATCAGGAAGGAGTTCAGGGAGCTTTTCAGCCGGCCGGGCTCACCGGGAAGCTATTGGGCAAAAGGTCCTCTACCGTTGACCTATACGACACCTCATTTCAAACTTCATTACACCACAACGGGACCTGATGCCGTCCCACTTGAGGATCTCAACCCCAAAAACGGCGTGCCGGATTATGTCGAGATCTGCGCCGATGCATATGAAAGGGCATATCACATCGAAGTTGAGCTGGCGAAATTTAAAGCTCCCCTGGACGATCTGTTTGTGCTGGATAACGGCGGAGATGCCAGATATGATATCTACCTCTTCGCCGGAGGATGGCTCGGCTTCACATCGCCGGACTGGTACGGCAGGGTGATCTCGACGGCCGCCACGGCCATACCCTTTTTCGCCATGAACTCGCGAGTATATAACTTCTTCGGGAAATCCGAGGGGATCAGATATCTCCAGACCACAGCCGCTCACGAGTTCTTCCATGGGGTTCAGATGGCCTATAACCTCCAGATGCCCAGATGGTTCATGGAGGCATGCTCGACATGGGTTGAGTCGTTTGTCTATGACGGCGGCAGGGTCGATGACGGAGATGATCTGGACGATCCGGATGAGCCGGATGAGACGGACGGAGCGAACTACTATGCCGATCAGATGAGATACTGGTTCACACATCCGGACTGGCCCCTGGATCGGTTCGACGGATGGCACGAATACGGAGACGTCATATGGACGATCTTTCTGACGGAAAAATTCACATACAAGGTGGTCAAACGGATCTTCGAGGACACGACATGGGGAACGTATAGGGGGATGGGCAATTTCGTCGAGGTTATGGACTTAATGGGGATCAACTTCGCCGATCTCTTCAAGGAGTTCACGGTATGGAACTACTTCACATGGAGGAGGGATGACAGGCGACATTACCGAAACGGCAGCAGATACCCGCCTGTGGCTATACACCCTCAGGACTTCATAAGAAGATATCCGGCTCAAGTCCGCCTCATAGAGGGTGAGATGCCGGAACATATGGGAGCCAGATACATCGAGCTGATGCCCGACTCCAAGCACAGGGAGATCTGGATCAGAGTTGATGCCAGAGATATAACCGATCCGGAGGAGCTTGATAGGCTTAAAGTCAAAGGGTTATACGGATGGGGGGTTAAGATGATCACACACAGATCAGACGGCTCGACGAAGGTGACCGACCTATATCTCTTCCCCAGATCGCAACAGGGGCAGATAAAGGTGGAGGGATTCGGAGGGGATGTGAGGGGAGTTACGGTCATATTGATCAACCTCGATCCCGATCTGGAACGTCCGGGCGAATATGTGACGCTCTATGCGGGGGAACCACCATCAGGCAAGCTCTCACCGCCTATCGTTCGACAGGGGAAGAACGGCGCTGTTGAGCTCTCATGGCAACTGCTAGATATATCGGGCATCGAGGAGGTGGCGATAATTCGCAAGCGGGCGCCTTCAGGTGACGATGAATTCAGCGCGGAGGAGGTCTATCGGGCTTTCGACAGAAACGGGGATCTCGTCGCCGATGACAACGTAGACCTTGTCGGTCTGGTATATCCTACCGATACGAGCTTCGTGGATCGAACCGTATTCATGGATGTGGATCTGAAATCCCCTTTCCCCGATCAGAGCTCCCCCAGGTATAGATACGCCGTCGTTCCGATAGGAGGAGACGGCATTATGGGCGTTCCGGCCATCTCCGAGAGATGGATCTCCCCCAGCCCGCCCGCCCCTCCGATCATCCTGTTGGACGTTCAAAGGCTATCGAGGAGATTCTGGACGGTGAACATGGCTTCCTCGCTGAGTCTGGAGAACACCCCAGCGCTCACCTGTAAAACGCCTCAGGGCCAAAGGCTGAAGGTGAAACTCGATCGGGACGGAGATAGGAGATGGCATGGGACGATACGGTTTGAGGATGATCCTAAACCCGGAAGATATGAGTTCTCCCTGCCGGGGGTTGAGACGGCATGGGTGATCGGATCGATATACGAATATGAGGAGGATCAACCGCGGAGGTTCTTCGTCTCCCCCAACCCGGCCCTCAAGGGGCAGAGGGTGAGCTTCAGCTTTAGACCCTCGAAGGTCAGGATATACGACATCACCGGCAGGCTGGTGAAGAAGCTCGCCGGGATGTCAAGCTGGGACGGCAGAAATGAGGTAGGGGAGCAGGTGGCTCCGGGGGTATATATCATCCTCGCCGAGGATGAAAGCGGCGTTCAGTTTAAGACGAAGGTCGCCATAAAATAG
- a CDS encoding Gfo/Idh/MocA family oxidoreductase: protein MGISLGLVGLGAFGSAFVRLFKAHPLVDRIGLCDLEPDRVRRFAEDPSLQDKFNPSDAYYSFDDILKADFDALVIITQPWLHAEQAVRAMEAGKHVYSAVPVVMLPDGDEILDWCDKIIETCRKTGMLYMLGETTYYRPQTMYCRRRAAEGAFGEFVFAEGEYFHDIEHGLREVARRRLSGKAGREWLERRKRYMERGIIGGPMHYPTHSVSGPMSVMKAHAKKVCAWGWKPERYEGYMSDEAAFADETALFYMSNGATMRICEYRKIGLPGREMFNIYGTKGCFYGADPGWGENKWFDLHGYTVISVEEMRDPLPEEVVEAFQEAGGGRSIYGGHGGSHAYLVHEFVDAVAHERLPAVNAWEAVRYMAAGVMAHKSALRDGEVLEVPDWGDPPED from the coding sequence ATGGGAATCAGCTTGGGTTTAGTGGGACTCGGGGCTTTCGGCTCGGCCTTCGTAAGGCTTTTCAAGGCACATCCGCTCGTGGACAGGATAGGGCTTTGCGACCTCGAGCCGGATAGGGTTAGAAGGTTCGCCGAAGACCCATCTTTACAGGACAAATTCAATCCCTCGGATGCCTACTACTCTTTCGACGACATCCTTAAAGCCGATTTCGACGCCCTCGTCATTATCACACAGCCGTGGTTACATGCCGAGCAGGCGGTGAGGGCGATGGAGGCCGGCAAACATGTCTACAGCGCCGTTCCCGTCGTGATGTTGCCGGACGGTGATGAGATCCTCGACTGGTGCGATAAGATCATAGAGACATGCAGAAAAACGGGCATGCTCTATATGCTCGGCGAGACCACGTACTACAGACCACAAACCATGTATTGCCGTAGAAGAGCGGCGGAAGGGGCGTTCGGCGAGTTCGTCTTCGCCGAAGGCGAATACTTCCACGACATAGAACATGGGCTCAGAGAGGTCGCCCGAAGGAGGCTTTCGGGCAAGGCCGGCAGGGAGTGGCTTGAGAGGAGAAAGAGATATATGGAACGGGGCATAATCGGGGGGCCCATGCATTATCCCACCCATTCGGTCTCCGGACCGATGTCCGTCATGAAGGCGCACGCGAAGAAGGTGTGCGCATGGGGATGGAAGCCGGAAAGATATGAAGGATATATGTCCGATGAGGCAGCCTTCGCCGATGAGACTGCCCTCTTCTACATGAGCAACGGCGCTACCATGAGGATATGCGAGTATCGCAAGATCGGCCTTCCGGGCAGGGAGATGTTCAACATCTACGGGACAAAGGGATGTTTCTACGGGGCTGATCCAGGCTGGGGCGAGAACAAATGGTTCGACCTTCACGGATATACCGTCATCAGCGTGGAGGAGATGCGAGATCCGCTGCCTGAGGAGGTCGTGGAGGCGTTTCAGGAAGCAGGGGGAGGAAGGAGCATCTACGGCGGGCACGGCGGCTCACACGCCTATCTGGTGCATGAGTTCGTGGATGCCGTCGCTCATGAGCGGCTGCCAGCGGTCAACGCATGGGAGGCGGTCAGATATATGGCTGCGGGCGTCATGGCCCATAAATCCGCTCTGAGGGACGGTGAGGTGTTGGAGGTCCCCGACTGGGGAGATCCACCCGAAGATTGA
- a CDS encoding PIG-L family deacetylase, with the protein MAMSGGKLKILVCGAHPDDPETGCGGTMALYSEQGHEVVAVYLTRGEAGIAGKSHQEASEIRTREALKACEILGCRAIFVGQINGSCELNSDRYAEFQAIIERENPDVIFTHWPIDTHRDHRICSLLTYDAWLRSGKKAALYYYEVMTGSQTQNFHPTDYVDITEVREKKRAACLAHVSQGVESWYDRSHGRMEEFRGMECGCRFAEAFVRHVQSRQAVLPNYEKKGGRNEDNPMSYVDSPQPDDRGVRLG; encoded by the coding sequence ATGGCGATGTCTGGGGGGAAGCTTAAGATTCTTGTCTGTGGAGCCCATCCGGACGATCCCGAGACAGGATGTGGCGGCACCATGGCCCTATACTCCGAGCAGGGCCATGAGGTCGTGGCAGTTTACCTCACAAGGGGCGAGGCCGGGATCGCCGGCAAATCCCATCAGGAGGCCTCCGAGATCCGAACGAGAGAGGCGTTGAAGGCCTGTGAGATATTGGGCTGCAGGGCGATCTTCGTCGGCCAGATCAACGGAAGCTGCGAGCTGAACTCCGATCGGTATGCCGAATTCCAGGCGATTATCGAGAGGGAAAATCCTGATGTCATCTTCACCCACTGGCCCATAGACACCCATAGGGATCACCGGATCTGTTCGCTCCTCACGTACGATGCCTGGTTGAGATCAGGTAAGAAGGCGGCCCTCTACTACTACGAGGTCATGACGGGAAGCCAAACCCAGAATTTCCATCCGACCGACTATGTGGATATAACGGAGGTGAGGGAGAAAAAACGTGCCGCCTGCCTCGCACACGTTAGCCAAGGGGTAGAGTCCTGGTATGACAGGTCTCACGGCAGGATGGAGGAGTTCAGGGGGATGGAGTGTGGCTGCAGATTCGCCGAGGCCTTCGTGAGGCACGTCCAGAGCCGTCAGGCGGTTTTGCCAAATTATGAGAAAAAAGGGGGTAGAAATGAGGATAATCCTATGTCTTACGTTGACAGCCCTCAGCCTGATGATCGTGGCGTCAGGCTGGGCTGA
- a CDS encoding LamG domain-containing protein — protein MRKKGVEMRIILCLTLTALSLMIVASGWAEIDPKTIVGLWLFDEGAGKEALDSSGNKHDAILKDGAPNWVNGKYGKAFEFTGVEYFEIQNSAVELSFGGTKPFSITAWVKSQGGGYVVTKFNRHIIGEYILSIEGGGTVTFHREVAPWGLSGTKPVTPGEFSHVAITYDGEKMRIYVDGELDVEQKRDAQNTDTVTPVLIGGRFKDGKPDPDSRFRGALDEVAIFNVALSKEQIKEVMGGLAPTKAVSVYGKLTTTWGRIKGD, from the coding sequence ATGAGAAAAAAGGGGGTAGAAATGAGGATAATCCTATGTCTTACGTTGACAGCCCTCAGCCTGATGATCGTGGCGTCAGGCTGGGCTGAGATCGACCCGAAGACCATCGTGGGGCTTTGGCTCTTCGATGAGGGGGCGGGCAAGGAGGCCTTGGATAGCTCAGGCAATAAGCACGACGCTATCCTGAAGGACGGAGCGCCGAACTGGGTTAACGGGAAATACGGCAAGGCGTTTGAGTTCACGGGGGTGGAGTACTTCGAGATACAGAATTCGGCTGTGGAGCTCTCATTCGGCGGAACGAAACCTTTCTCCATCACCGCTTGGGTGAAGAGCCAGGGCGGGGGATATGTCGTCACCAAGTTCAACCGCCACATAATAGGCGAGTATATCCTATCCATCGAAGGTGGCGGCACTGTCACGTTCCACAGGGAAGTCGCACCATGGGGGTTAAGCGGCACGAAACCGGTGACGCCCGGCGAGTTCTCCCACGTCGCCATAACATATGATGGCGAGAAGATGAGGATATATGTTGACGGCGAGCTCGATGTCGAACAGAAACGAGACGCCCAGAATACAGATACCGTCACGCCCGTTCTCATCGGCGGTCGGTTTAAAGACGGCAAGCCCGATCCGGATAGCCGCTTCAGAGGCGCTCTGGACGAGGTGGCCATCTTCAACGTGGCCCTCAGCAAAGAGCAAATCAAGGAGGTTATGGGAGGGCTGGCACCCACAAAGGCGGTCTCCGTCTACGGCAAGCTGACCACCACATGGGGGCGGATTAAAGGGGATTAG